One window of the Nicotiana tabacum cultivar K326 chromosome 4, ASM71507v2, whole genome shotgun sequence genome contains the following:
- the LOC142180164 gene encoding uncharacterized protein LOC142180164, with translation MECCNNDLLNDENEEEETQENKERMALCRITCKSILIYYEKYICKEPCRISKRTGNIFIQEILHGNETRCYENFRLRKSVFLDLSKDLTDKYGLKPTRGMSVYEELGMFLMICAHGAGNRLVQEIFQHSGETIHRHFHSVLKAIGKLARDIIQPHPSYNDGAGDHKPCNQRYLPFFKDCIGALDGTHVKARLPQGQEIPYIGRKGYPTQNILAVVDFNMCFTFAWAGSSLTEMLPMFMCCGGSIATED, from the exons ATGGAATGCTGTAACAATGACTTGTTAAATGacgaaaatgaagaagaggaaactcaagaaaataaggaacggATGGCACTATGTCGAATAACATGTAAGAGTATATTGATATATTATGAGAAATACATTTGTAAGGAACCATGTCGTATATCTAAACGCACtgggaatatatttatccaagAGATATTACATGGAAATGAGACTCGGTGTTATGAAAATTTTAGATTGAGGAAGTCAGTGTTTCTTGATTTAAGCAAAGATCTAACTGATAAATATGGTCTTAAACCCACGCGTGGGATGTCTGTCTATGAAGAGTTAGGGATGTTCTTGATGATTTGTGCACATGGTGCCGGAAATCGATTGGTACAAGAGATTTTTCAACATTCAGGAGAAACAATTCATAGGCATTTTCATAGTGTTCTAAAGGCCATTGGTAAGCTTGCAAGAGACATAATTCAACCACATCCAAGTTATAATGATGGTGCAGGAGATCACAAGCCATGTAATCAACGATATCTCCCTTTCTTTAAA GATTGTATTGGAGCACTTGATGGCACACATGTGAAAGCAAGATTGCCTCAAGGTCAAGAGATACCATATATTGGGCGTAAAGGTTATCCTACTCAAAATATTCTTGCTGTTGTCGACTTTAATATGTGTTTTACATTTGCATGGGCTGG AAGTTCTTTGACAGAGATGTTGCCAATGTTTATGTGCTGTGGTGGAAGTATTGCAACCGAAGATTGA